One segment of Haliotis asinina isolate JCU_RB_2024 chromosome 12, JCU_Hal_asi_v2, whole genome shotgun sequence DNA contains the following:
- the LOC137257719 gene encoding serine/threonine-protein kinase H1 homolog, protein MGCVSTKLAPETPPNAHLVETVQYGQEKNSRSGHPLVKNTLQLQQSPNPRANQDGAPRANKKVKKYRDKFDPRVTAKYDIKALIGRGSFSRVVRVEHRVTKQPYAIKMIDRVQGKEVFESELNVLRRVRHMYIIQLVEVFETPEKVYMVMELATGGELFDRIIAKGSFTERDATRVLNMVLDGVKYLHGLGICHRDLKPENLLYYHPGHDSKIMITDFGLSAMRKGPENYMRTTCGTPEYIAPEILARKPYTTQVDMWAMGVITYILLSGTMPFDDENRSRLYRLILKAKFTYVGEHWKDVSALAKDFISKLLVLDPDTRGTSAQCLKHPWITTHAASSSNKNLHRTISQNLLHRQSLHANSTSAKSTKSNKSNKSNKSARSLRSDHRRVQPEEIDELHKDPEVQADIASIGSHHSNYSHRT, encoded by the exons ATGGGGTGCGTGAGTACTAAATTAGCCCCGGAAACTCCACCGAATGCCCACCTAGTGGAAACGGTACAATATGGGCAGGAGAAAAACAGCCGTAGCGGACACCCACTCGTCAAAAACACCCTACAATTACAGCAGTCGCCTAACCCCCGGGCTAACCAGGACGGGGCCCCTCGGGCGAATAAAAAGGTGAAAAAATACAGAGACAAGTTTGACCCCAGGGTAACGGCAAAATACGACATTAAAGCCTTGATCGGTCGCGGAAGTTTCAGCCGTGTTGTTCGAGTCGAGCATAGGGTGACCAAACAACCATATGCCATCAAGATGATAGACCGAGTACAAGGAAAGGAAGTTTTCGAGTCTgaactgaatgttttgagacgGGTGAGACACATGTACATAATACAATTAGTGGAGGTGTTTGAAACCCCAGAGAAGGTGTACATGGTGATGGAATTAGCCACTGGAGGCGAACTTTTCGATAGGATTATTGCCAAAGGAAGTTTTACGGAGAGAGACGCAACACGAGTTTTGAACATGGTTCTCGATGGTGTGAAATATTTACACGGTTTGGGTATCTGCCACCGTGACTTAAAACCAGAAAATTTGCTCTACTATCATCCTGGTCATGACTCTAAAATTATGATCACAGATTTCGGACTGAGTGCGATGAGAAAAGGTCCAGAAAACTACATGAGGACTACTTGTGGAACTCCCGAGTATATTGCACCAGAAATTTTGGCCCGAAAGCCCTACACAACTCAGGTTGACATGTGGGCTATGGGTGTGATAACCTATATACTGCTTAGTGGAACCATGCCTTTTGATGATGAGAATCGAAGCAGGCTGTACAGACTCATCCTAAAGGCCAAGTTCACCTATGTTGGAGAG CATTGGAAGGATGTGTCTGCACTAGCCAAGGACTTCATCAGCAAGCTCTTGGTTCTGGATCCTGATACTCGGGGCACTTCGGCACAGTGCTTGAAACACCCATGGATCACAACACACGCTGCCTCATCAAGTAACAAGAATCTCCATCGCACAATTAGCCAAAACCTGTTGCATCGTCAGTCCCTGCATGCCAATAGTACAAGTGCCAAATCGACAAAGTCCAACAAAAGTAATAAGTCCAACAAGTCGGCACGGTCACTTCGGTCTGACCATCGCCGTGTGCAGCCAGAAGAGATTGATGAACTTCACAAAGATCCTGAAGTTCAGGCAGACATTGCGTCCATTGGCAGTCACCATAGCAACTACAGCCATCGAACGTAA